The Proteus sp. ZN5 genome includes the window ATACTTGGCCTGCGTTAAAAGAAGCATAGTTTGGAGATAAAGAGAGAGCTATTGCAACACTTTTAATAGATAGTCAAACAACATAAAGACAATTTGAAAGATGTTGATGATTGCGTTTTATTGAGCAAAATCGGTGATTTTTACATTCATCTAATACCAAATAATTCAGATAAACATTTCAAACCTTTATGGCAAGGTTATCAACCTATTGGTATTGAAAAGATTTAATAATAAATTTTACTGTGCTGTTATTTTTCAGCGTAGTAAATTATATTAGTTACGCAATCATCAATTTATTTTTAAATATATATATCAGTTTAAATCAAATTGATATCTCTATTTAAAATGACTCTATTATATTTTCTTGTTATTTTTATTATTTAAAATTCATTAATTTTTTAAAATAAAAACCTTTCTTAGTTTTTGGGAATTTATTCCCATAATATATTTTCCGCTCGTAATCTCGACCTGCATAGTGATTATCACCATAAAATTGACCATATAATGCAGTTTTAGGGCACACATCGTCAGAAAAAAATTTATGATTATTATCCACTTCAATTTTCCTTATTTAAATTAAATTTTCAACCTTTTTAAATTAATTATAAATATTTTAATTTATAATTCTCAGTAATTATTTAACACCATACCACTCTTATAAAATAGATCCAGTATTGAGCAATTTTATTATTTAAAACGAATTAAAAACATAATTAGACAAAAGAAAATTTGAGTGTATGCTATATATACCAGACACTCAATTTATTAAAATCATCTTATTTATTATCAACACTCTTATTAGCTATTCCAAAAGGAATATGTACCGAAGGTAATTCAGATGATGATTTTAAATGCAGTTTTTGGTCATCAAAGAATATATGTGGTTTTAAAATTCTCAGAACATTGGCTTTCTCTACTCCACCCATAAAAAAAGCTTCATTGACAGAAATTCCCCATGCTCTCATCGTGTTAATAACACGTTTATGAGATGGTGCATTGCGCGCAGTAACAATAGAGATCTTAAGTAATGGAATATAAGTAGGATCTTGTTTTACTTTCTCTAATTCCAATTTTTGAATGTCAGAAATACGCAGTAAGAATTTTTTTAATGGCCCAGGGTTATGAGGTACATCAACCATTTTAGCTTCATGGTTATGAAATTGAGACAACTCGCCTGAAGTTTTATAAATAACCTCCGCTTCATCATCAGCAATCACACCATCAAAGTCAAAAGCAATTCTTAATTCATCAGCATCATCATCATTAACATGACCGGCTAATATCTGCCCTGCTGGATAATTTGCATTAATCGCTTGTAAAACATCATCATGATCAGCAGATAAAAACAACTCAATATCAAATGCTGGAATATAAATATGAGGCGATTTTCCTTGAAGAAATACTGCTCGGGTGATCCCCAAGTTATAATGTTCAATAGAATTCATCACTCTTAATCCTGTGTCGGGATCATTTCTGGATAACAAAATAACTTCAACTAGTGGATCGTCAGGTCTAATATTATTTAGTTTCAAAAGGCGGCTAATAAAAGGAAATGCAACACCTTTATCCAATGGCATATCCTGCATTTTATGTTGATACCTTCGATAAGCTTCCTCCCCTTCTGTGCGAAAAATATTATCTGACTCTTGCAAATCAAATAATGCACTAGAAGAAAGTCCTATGACTAATCTCTTCGTTAAATCATACGCCATCGCAAAAATTCCCTATTAGTTCCTTTTATTCTTCATAATATCACTCTTTTAAGAGACTGAAGATAAGAAAACTTGTACACAAAAATGCAGGCAAAATAATGCTGTTTAGCTACTTATGAGCATTTATCATCAAATTATATATTACAAAATGATATTGATTGTCATTTGCATTTGATGAATATCCTTATTATTGTTATAAGTATCATCAATAAGGAGAAAAATCATGGTTAAAAAAACGATACATTTACGCTCTAAACATTTTAAAGATTTAGTCAATAAAATGAAAAAAATGCATGCTGTTAAAAATACAATAAACCCTCAATCAGAGAATGTTGATCTTATTGTTATTAATAATAAAATTCCCACTTTGGTTTTTGTAAAGTAAGAGAACTTATTGGCTTTTAGTGTGAATAAATAGTGACCATAATCTTCATAGGGTTGACATATCAAATGATAATGATTATCTTTTAACTCGTGAATAGTTGAGTATTTTACTTGGTTTTTCACAACGACATTGCTCACATTGCTTCTAGTATTTATTGGCCAACTCTCCTAGCGTTGGTCTTTTTTTTATCTGCATAAAACCATACGTCACTTAATACCAAATGAAGGATAAGCTTTCATAAAAAATACTATTATCTTATTGAAGATAAAATAGTTTATAGTGAAATTAATGTAAAATAATAATATTGTATTTGGTTATCACTATCTAAAAATGATTATGAAACAACCACTTTATAATTAAACCATATCATCAATAGGGATTTTCAATTATGGGTTTTATTTCCGCGATCATTGGAAAAAACAAAGAGCTAACACCAGAGCAGCAATGGGAAAAACTTAATAAAAAATATGCAGATAATCCTATTGAACGTATTCGTAAAAAATTAGCACTCGTTGCTAGTATTGATCATGAATATAAAGAATTTGGCGCTGATAATCATAAATATCAGCTAAATTCTCCACTATCAAAAGAGAAAGTTAATCAGCTACAAGCAAAAATAGGATGTGAATTTCCTGAAGATTATATCGCCTTTGTGACTCAAATTGGCAATGGCGGCACAGGCTCTTATGGTGGTGCCGGTCCTTATTATGGCCTATATGCTTTTGATGATGCAATCGATAGGAATGGCATAAAAAATTGTGCCCTACCTTGCTTGCTTAGCCCTAAAATGGATATCGATGAATGGAAAGCATTATGTCATGTACCCGAAGACTGTAGTGATGAATACTTTGATACTATTTGCGATAGAATTCATCAAGGTACGCTTTATTTAGGTACTTGTGGTTGCGAATACGATCTTTTATTAGTAGTTAATGGAGATTATAAAGGTCATATTTTATATACATCCGATTGGGTTAATTCAGATACTCCTTACACATTTTCCTATGAAACTTCATTTACACAATGGTATGAACGTTGGTTAGATGAAGTAATTTTAGGCTATGACACAAGCTGGTTTGGTCATCGAATGGGAGGTAATGAAGAAACGTTACTTCAATTTGCTCAAAATAATAAAGATATCACGAAAAAAATTAGTGCGATCAACTCACTAACTAAACTACCTGAATTATCTAAAAACAGTTTGGATTTTTTAAAGCAACAACTACAAACTGAAGATATTGAGTTATATAAAGTTTCATTAAATGTTTTAGCCACTTATTTTAAAGAACAAGCACTGCCTTATATTCAGCAAGCTTTAGTTGCTCCATTTGATGAAAAAACAGATATCGTTATTCCTATCATTTACTTTAAATATAAAGATCAATATGCTCTTTTCAAAGAGAGTCTTCTCCCAATACTTAAAGTAACTAATAACGAAGATACATTGCGTTTCATCGGTTACTCTTTGACCGAATTAGATGCTGTTTTAGTTGAAGATTTTCAACCTTTCTTTACTCATCCAAATGTAGAAATAATAAGAAGTGCAATTTATGCTGCTTCTCATGATGTTAATTTAAAAGATAAAACATCAGCGTTTTATGAACTTACAATCTCTGAAAATGAAGAGATCAGCTTAGGTGCAATTCAGGCATTATCTAGTTCAAATTATATTAATAATGAGCTATTGGATTATTTAAAAAAAGCTTGGAAAATGTATCCTGAAGAAAAAAGTCCTTATATTCGTAATAATATTTCTTCTTATATCGTAAAGATATACCCACCAAACAATATGATTGATGTAAAACAATGGTAGTTAATGGATAGACACCCTATCATCTTCTTACATCTATTCTAATCAGGCAATAATCAATCATTATCATTGTCTGATTTTTACCTAAGATAGTTATAAATACGTATTTTTGTTGTTCTAAAAATTAAGGAATTTATCAATACTCTCAGCTAAATGTATATAAATTTTATTGTTAAATTAACATGATTATTAGTTACACACTCCAACCCAACGTCCCTAATAAATTAAAAATCAATTAAAAACAATTGATTACATTATCAAAATATCAAGTAATTATGATTTTTTTCAAAAAATACTTTTAATTTTACAATTATTTTTATTATTTTTTTTAAAAGTTTGTTACAGATTGATATATTTTTTTCCCTTACTATTGGTTCTAGTATTTCATCACTGATAGATATTTAATTTTCCCCCGCCTAGTGCGGGGATTTTTTTATCTGAAGAACTCACTTTAATTCTGGCAAATAAAATCACTATTTCTTTCAAATTAAACGTTCTCTTGTTTTCTTTTTTCATAGCAAAGACAACTTTTGATCTTTTCAAAAAATCAGAAAAAATACTAATGATATTAAAAAGGCCATTATTTTATGGCCTTATTGTCAATATCCTGTTTGATTTCTATTTATAAGCTTCAAAAGTAATAATTTCTGTTTCGTTATTTGGTTCACGTAAATATTGATAATCCCCAGAAATTGTTATTTTGTCAAAACCAATAGATTCAAGGAGCCGTTTAAATTCATACACACCAAACCATTTCAATTTAAACACTTCCCATTCACTTTCAATTATTTTTCCATTTCTCCATTTATCATAACGGTGATGAGATACAGTTAATTGATTAATATAATCTATTTCAGCATTTACTATCTGTAAGGTAATTAAATCCCCTTCCGGCGTTTCAAATTGTCGACTAGAACACTGGCCTTGAGTAAAGGTATGCGCCAAACTAATGTCAATTAACAAACGTCCACCTGGATTTAATGCGTTATAGCATTGTTGAAGTGACTGTAGTGCTTTTGTTTCGCTATCTAACAATAAAAAAGTCCCAGTCGGAATAATTATTGCGTCAACAAGTGTCTCAACTTGGAAAGTCAACAAATTATCTTTATTCACTTTATCTTGAGAATATCCATTTCTTCTCAGATTTTCCATACAGAAATAAAGCATCTCATCTGAAAGATCAAACCCTTCTACATTAAATCCAGCTTTTAATAAAGGGATCAAAATACGCCCAGTTCCCACGGCGGGTTCTAAGATTTTACCATTAACATCCTTAATACGTTCTTGATAATATTCTACGTCACCAAAACTACACCCTATAGGTTTATCTATTTGGTAAACTTGGGCTGACAGCGAATGATAACTCTGCATAAATAGTCTATTCTCTTTTTGTCGTTTATTTTTAATGATAATAAAGTGATAAATTAAGATATCAATACTCAACTAGATAAAAACCATCAAATAAAGATATAATTTTTACTCTTATAGTCATCTCGTCGAAATACTTTGACAAATTTTTTGTCATCTTGAAATAGCTCAATTTATTAATTTTTTGTTTTAACAACAAAATGTATCACAAAAAAATTAAGTAATATAACTAATATTAAATAAAATTAACTTGTTAATGAAAATAAAGCAAACCTTAGGAAATATATATCATTCAAATAGTTATATAATCCACTTCTAATTTTACTTATTATTCCATTCTTGAAGTTTTCAAGAAACCATTCATAAATCTTTATCTAGTTGTCATTAACCATCAAGATTTTTTACAGATTGATATATTTTTTTCCTCTAATATTCCGTCCATCAACTCGGTACGAATAGATATTTATCGTACACAAAAAAAATCAAAAATTAACCAAATAAAGAATATTTGAGGAATATAGAATGAAAAAGAATTTTATTATCGGAACTTGCTTAGCACTTTTATTATCAACTCCAACTATGGCGAATAACAATAAAGTTATCGGCTCAGGAACAATCACATTTACAGGTTCTATTGTAGAGGGAAATTGTATGACCGACTCTGTAGGAAATACTTTTAAAGCAAATTGCTGGAATGGAACTGAAATGGAAGAAACTTTACATAAAATCGAACCCAATAAAATGTTTAATGCTCAATTAGGTGAAAATAAAGGCTCAATGAGTATGAATTGGATCAAAGAAAATGTAGGCATAATGGATATTGTATACAATTAATATAGCAACTTTTAAAATCCTATATTTTAATAAACATTAATCTCTATTAAATAGAAATAATATTTATTATTAAATAACGAGTATATATTTTCCAAGATTTAGAATTCATTACTATATAAATGGTATTTTCTATTATGGTTATAATATATTAGGCAGATATAGTTTATTCCTATATCTGCTAACTCTGTTTTAACTCATTTATAAAAAACTCTTATCTTCCTATCCTCAGATCTTCTTATCTTTACTTTGTCACCTCTATTCTTATCTTCTAAACCCATACAAATCCTAGGGTTGACAAGTTAAGTGATAATGATTATCTTTTACCTTGTGAATAGTTGAGTGTTTTACTTGGTTTTTCACAACGACATTGCTCACATTGCTTCCAGTATTTACTGTGACCAACACATAATGTGTTGGTCTTTTTTTTATATATTAATCATTAATTATAAAAACTGGCTTCACCTGCTGGTCGAGTTTTAAAACGACGGTGTGCCCATAAATATTGATCTGGGGCTCGCATAATTTCTGTTTCAATCAACTTATTCATTCTGTCTGTGTCCTTCTGAATATCTTCAGAAGGATAATTAATTAGTTCTTTACCTATGATTAAACTGTATTTTTTACCTTTCTGATTTTCATTTCTGACCAAAGTAACAGTTAAAGAAGGTGCTCCTGATAATTTGGCTAATATAGCAACCCC containing:
- a CDS encoding SMI1/KNR4 family protein, with protein sequence MGFISAIIGKNKELTPEQQWEKLNKKYADNPIERIRKKLALVASIDHEYKEFGADNHKYQLNSPLSKEKVNQLQAKIGCEFPEDYIAFVTQIGNGGTGSYGGAGPYYGLYAFDDAIDRNGIKNCALPCLLSPKMDIDEWKALCHVPEDCSDEYFDTICDRIHQGTLYLGTCGCEYDLLLVVNGDYKGHILYTSDWVNSDTPYTFSYETSFTQWYERWLDEVILGYDTSWFGHRMGGNEETLLQFAQNNKDITKKISAINSLTKLPELSKNSLDFLKQQLQTEDIELYKVSLNVLATYFKEQALPYIQQALVAPFDEKTDIVIPIIYFKYKDQYALFKESLLPILKVTNNEDTLRFIGYSLTELDAVLVEDFQPFFTHPNVEIIRSAIYAASHDVNLKDKTSAFYELTISENEEISLGAIQALSSSNYINNELLDYLKKAWKMYPEEKSPYIRNNISSYIVKIYPPNNMIDVKQW
- a CDS encoding class I SAM-dependent methyltransferase, which encodes MQSYHSLSAQVYQIDKPIGCSFGDVEYYQERIKDVNGKILEPAVGTGRILIPLLKAGFNVEGFDLSDEMLYFCMENLRRNGYSQDKVNKDNLLTFQVETLVDAIIIPTGTFLLLDSETKALQSLQQCYNALNPGGRLLIDISLAHTFTQGQCSSRQFETPEGDLITLQIVNAEIDYINQLTVSHHRYDKWRNGKIIESEWEVFKLKWFGVYEFKRLLESIGFDKITISGDYQYLREPNNETEIITFEAYK
- a CDS encoding 5'-nucleotidase; amino-acid sequence: MAYDLTKRLVIGLSSSALFDLQESDNIFRTEGEEAYRRYQHKMQDMPLDKGVAFPFISRLLKLNNIRPDDPLVEVILLSRNDPDTGLRVMNSIEHYNLGITRAVFLQGKSPHIYIPAFDIELFLSADHDDVLQAINANYPAGQILAGHVNDDDADELRIAFDFDGVIADDEAEVIYKTSGELSQFHNHEAKMVDVPHNPGPLKKFLLRISDIQKLELEKVKQDPTYIPLLKISIVTARNAPSHKRVINTMRAWGISVNEAFFMGGVEKANVLRILKPHIFFDDQKLHLKSSSELPSVHIPFGIANKSVDNK